The Pirellulales bacterium genome segment AGCGCCGCGCCGCCGCGAGCGTCGCCGTCGAGCTTCGTCATGATCACGCCGTCGAGCTCGAGCGCCTCGTTGAAGGCCTTCGCGCTGTTCACGGCGTCCTGGCCCGTCATGCCGTCGACGACGAGGTAGACCTGTTCGGGACTCAAGCGCCGATCGATCTGTCGCAACTGCGACATCAACTCTTCGTCGATGTGCAAGCGGCCGGCCGTGTCGAGGATGACGACGTCCGCGCCCTCTTGCTTGGCGCGTTTGACCGCGTTCTGACAAACGGCCACCGGATCGTTCGAGCCCTGCTCCGAATAGACCGGCACGCCAAGCTGTTCGCCCAGCACGTGCAACTGGTGAATCGCCGCCGGACGCTGCAAGTCGGCCGCCACCAGGTAAGGCTTGCGTCCACGCTCTTTCAGCATCCGCGCGAGCTTGCCGCAGGTCGTCGTCTTGCCCGAGCCCTGCAGACCGCACATCATCAGCACGGTCGCGTCGTTGCGCAGGTGCAACGAATGATCGACCGGCCCCATCAGGTTCACCAATTCCTGATGCACCACGCCGACCAACTGCTGCGTCGGATTGAGCGACTTGAGCACGCGCTCGCCGACCGCCTCTTCGCTCACCCGCGCGATGAAGTCCTTCACCACCGGGAAGCTGACGTCCGCCTCGAGCAGTGCCTGCTGCACCCGGTCGAGGCCTTCGCGCATGTTCGACTCAGACAGCTTGCCTTTGCCAGACAGCGTCTTCAGGGCGGACTCGAGTCCTTGTTGCAGCGATTCGAACATGGCCGGAGCGTGGCCCTGGGCGGAGGGACAAAAACGCTCATTGTAAGAATTCGCCGCGGCATGCGGAAGTGGTTTGAGGGCAGATACTTGGCCCCCATTTCTGCCGGCCGCCAGGTTTCTCACCGCGGCGCGCTCCCCCGGCCCGGCCGAGACAGTAGCATTCGGCCCCTGTCCCCTTTCCCCCCCACGCACAAAAAAAACGCCCCCAGACAGCCACGCCTGTCTGGGGGCGCTCGAATGCGAATTCAGCACGCGTCTGGCGGGCCCAGGTCTCAGCCCGCACGCCTCGTACACCGCGCCGGTTCGGCCGACGCACCGTCATTGCCCAAGGAAAGCACCGGCTCGACCACCTCGTGGGGTTTCAGTTCGTCTCGCAAGACCAGGACATTGGGCGGGGCTTCGATGCCCAGTCGCACCTTGTCTCCCACGACTCGGACTACGGTCACGATGATCGAATCGCCGACCTTGATTCG includes the following:
- the ffh gene encoding signal recognition particle protein, whose protein sequence is MFESLQQGLESALKTLSGKGKLSESNMREGLDRVQQALLEADVSFPVVKDFIARVSEEAVGERVLKSLNPTQQLVGVVHQELVNLMGPVDHSLHLRNDATVLMMCGLQGSGKTTTCGKLARMLKERGRKPYLVAADLQRPAAIHQLHVLGEQLGVPVYSEQGSNDPVAVCQNAVKRAKQEGADVVILDTAGRLHIDEELMSQLRQIDRRLSPEQVYLVVDGMTGQDAVNSAKAFNEALELDGVIMTKLDGDARGGAALSVKHVTGVPIKYIGVGEHLDALEEFHPDRMAGRILGMGDVLTLVEQAQQKFDQDEMARQEELLRKGEFTLDDFRRMMTQARKLGPMGKILEMLPGMGGMRDMLAGADTEGEMKRLFGMIDSMTPAERRNPSKTIDQSRRRRIAAGAGVEPHAVNDLVKQFEFMSAMMKDMAGSSIRERMKKMQELQQGGFFNPGAKLAKSKQGTGKRLTSEERSKLRKQREKEARRRKRAGRDGGG
- a CDS encoding carbon storage regulator; protein product: MLVLSRRESERIKVGDSIIVTVVRVVGDKVRLGIEAPPNVLVLRDELKPHEVVEPVLSLGNDGASAEPARCTRRAG